A stretch of DNA from Vicinamibacterales bacterium:
CCGGCGAGCGCCCCGTAAAGGCCCATCATGTTTGAACCGGACGAACAGCCGCTCGAGCGCACCCCTTCCGCGGGATTCGGCAGCGGCTCGTCCGGGGGCGGGCCGTCGCTCGGCCCGATTGCGATTGGCGGCATCGTCATCGCCGCGCTGCTGGGCGTGGGAGCGTGGTGGATGTCGCGGCAGCCCGCCGCCACCAACGCCTCACCGGCCGCGGTCACCTCGACCGAGGCGCCAATCACTCCTCCGGCGCCGCCGGCCGTCGTCTTGCCGCCGCTCGACGGCATGGACGCCTTCCTCCGTCCGCTGCTGAGCTCGCTCTCGAACCGGCCGGAGTTGGCGCGGTGGCTCGCCACCGACGACCTCGTGCGGCAACTGGCGGCCGCCATCGATCAGGCTTCACAGGGCGACAACCCGGCCGGCGGCTTCAAGGAGCTGGCGCCCAGGTCGGGACTGGCCGTGGCGCGGCGCAACAACCGCCGGATCATCGACCCGGCCAGCTACCGGCGCTACGACGGCCTGGTCACCACCGTCACCTCGCTCGATGCCTCGGCCGTCGCGCGCATCTACAAGACCATCCGCCCACGCCTCAACGAGGCGTACCAGAACATGGGCCACCCAGGCGGCGACGTGGACGCCGCGGTGCAGCAGGCGCTCGACATCCTGCTGAACACGCCGGTGGTGAAGGGGCCGGTGGCGCTGGTGGAAGGCGCCGGCGCGCGGTGGGCGTACGAGGACCCGAAGCTCGAGGCGCTCACGCCCACCCAGAAGCAGCTGGTGCGAATGGGGCCCGCGCACACCGACGCCCTGCTGGTCTGGCTGCGCGCACTTCAAGCCGGAATTGAATAATCCCTTGGCACCTTAGGCACCTTAGGCACCCTGGTTCTAGTGCGTCATCGCGTAGACGAGCACGTTGATTCCGAACGCGTAGCCCTTGGTGGACATCTCGTAGAAGTACTGCGGGTTCGACGCTTCTTCTTCCCATGAATCGCCAATGTCGGTGTTGTGCGTCATCAGCACCATGATGCGGCCGTGCGCGTCGGTGATGGCGCGCGCGTGCGGCATGGCGCTGTCCGCTCCGCGCTCCGAGGTCCCGCCGCCGCTGTTGAACCAGTGGCCGATCGACGCGATCTGCGGGACGCCGCTCATGATGAACTGCGACCGGAACAGCGGATGGTCCGGCGGCAGATCGGTGATCGGATACTGCGCGCGCGGGAACGCCTTGCCCAGTTGCTCGGCCCACACCTCCCAGGCGTACTCGCCCCAGAAGTCGTCGGCCCACAGGAAGCCGCCCTTGAGCACGTAGGTGTGCAGCGCGGCCGCCTCGGCTTCATCCAGGTAGGCGGCGCCGACCTCGGTCATCATCACGAACGGGCACTGGAACAGCGCTTCGTCGGTCAGCCGCACGACGACGTGGTGGGGTTCTTCGGGAGCGGTGAAGCTGACGTGCGTCTTGGTGAGCTCCGAGAGGCGGATCGACATGTTGATGTCGGCCCTCGGGTAATCAACCGCCCAGTTGGCGCCGTCGCCGGCCCGGTTCTGCCGGAAGGCGACGCGGCAGAATTGAAACCCGCCGTCGAAATCGGCGGGCGTGGCGAACTCGAGGGTGAAGCCGCGCCCGCCACGGCCGCCGCCGCGACGCTGCGCCTCACCGATGCCGGCCATGGTGATGGCCACGATCAGGACGAGCGCGAGCTTCTTCACGAACCGTCAGACCGGCACTTGCAGTGACGGCATGGGCTTGCCGGCGAACAGCTTCGCCAGGGGCCTGGCGATGAGACGGGTCATGCGATGCGCCTGGTTGGAGCGGGCGCTGTCGGTGGAGATGCCGGTGTTGGCGTACATCTGCCGGTACAGCTTGGAGATCATCACGAACGCCAGCCGCGACTTGAGCGACTTGACGCACTTGGCGCGCTCCCACACCAGCGGCAGGCGGTAGAACTCGTCCCACACGCCCTGCGTCCGCCGGCGAATCTCTTCCGGCGGCATCAGCGGATGCGGCGTGTAGACCTTCGGGCGCAGGTGTTTCGGGATCAGCCAGTGCCGCGTGACCGGCACGCCGTCGATGCGCTGCACACTGTCGGCGACCGACTCCTCCCACTTCTGGAAGTCGAGCGTGCCCGGGAACGGCGTCAGCATCACGAACTGCGCCAGGGTCACGTTGGCCTGCTGCGCCAGCGCCGCGGTGGCGTCGAAGGTGGCAGGCTTGTCGCTGGGCAGGCCGAAGATGAACGACCCCAGCACGTGCACGCCGCGCTTCTTGAACTCCTGGAGGCGCTCGGCGAGCGCGTCGCCGGCGAGGTTGAAGTCCTTGTAGATGTCCTTGAGGCCCTCGGGCGTGACCGACTCGACGCCGACCAGCGCGCCGCGAATGCGCGCTTTCGCCATCGCATCCAGGTAGTCCGGGTCTTCCGCCGCTTCCATCGTGATCTGGGTGAAGAAGTTCATGTCGGACGGCAGCTTCGACAACTGCTCCATCAGCTCGAAGCGCTCGTCGCGAATCGCCTTCAGCCGGTGGTAGGTGCTCTTGTCCTGCCGGCGATCGGCCATCCGCAAGTCGTCGAGGGTGACCGGGTAGAAGTTGTCGTCGGCCAGCGCCACGAAGCGGAAGCCCAGCCGGCGCAGTTGCACCAGCTCCTCGATGATGGCGTCGGAGGCGCGCACGCGCGGCTTCTGGCCGTCGGTGCGCCACACCGAGCAGAACGAGCAGTGCTTCGGGCAGCCACGTACGGTCTGCACCGACGCGATCATGTACTTATCGCGCGGCAGCAGGTCCCAGCGCGCCGAGAGCATCGTGCCGCCCTCGATCTTGCCGCCCTCGTAGACGCGCTGCGGCGTGCCCGCCTGGCAATCCGTGATGACCTGCGGCCACATGCGATCGCCGTCGCCCTTGACCACCGCGTGGGCGCCGCCGTGCACGAACGGCTCGTCGGGAAACAGCGTGGAGTGAATGCCGCCGTAGACGACATACGCGCCCCGCGCCCGGGCCGCCCGGCCCACCTCGTAGCCGCGCAGGGCGTTCAGGGTGTGGATGCCGATGCCGACGACGTCGCCGCTCGACACCGAGGCCAGATCGAGTTGCTCGAGGGTCTCGTCCACGACCTGGGGATCACCGCATTCGGCCGGTGTGGCGGCCGCCAGGACATAGAGCCAGCGCGGGGTGATGACAGCGGCGCCAAACGAGACGTCGCTTGGGTTGATGAGATGGATGCGCATCGATGTGACTCGGGGAATCCGTCCGCTACGCTGACTTTGGCGGAGAACCGCCATCGCTGTCAATTCGGCCAGCCAATTGCATATAGCTCTGGCATGGGCGCCAGATTGAGCCTCCCGAGACTCGTACTTCCCGTCGTGCTTCTCCTTCTGGCCCCGTGGCCGGCCGCCGCCCAGAGCCGCCCGCCCGTCGGGGTCGCCTTCGGGGGCGGCAGCGCCCATGGGCTTGCACACGTGGGCGTCATCCGGTGGCTCGAGGAGCACCACATCCCGATCGACCTTGCCGCCGGCACCAGCATGGGGGCGCTCGCCGCGGGATTTTTCGCCACCGGGATGCCGGCCGCCGAGCTCCAAACCTTGCTCCACGACATGGATTGGAACACCGTCTTCGCGGCGTCCACCTTCCAGTTCAAGAACGTCCGCCGGAAATCCGATGCCCGTTCATTTCCATCCCGCATGGCTTTCGGGTTGAAGGGCGGTCTGAGCGCGCCGACCTCACCGAATACCGGTCAACAGATCGATCTCCTGCTCAACCGGATCGCCGCGCCGTACTACGCCGTGGCGTCCTTTGACGACCTGCCGACGCCGCTCCGCGTGGTGGCCGTGGACCTTCTGACGGCGAAGCCGGTCGTGCTGGACCGCGGTTCGCTCGCCCTGTCGATGCGGGCCTCGATGTCGTTCCCCGGCATCTTTCCTCCGGTGCAGATGGACGGCCGCGTGCTGGTGGACGGCGGCGTCATGAACAACCTGCCCGCCGACATCGTCCGCGACATGGGCGCGGCCCACGTCATTGCGGTGAACGTCAACGACCTGGCGGACCGCCAGACGGTGAACTATTCCGTGTTCGGGTTGATGGGCGCCGCGCTCGACGCGATGATGCGATCGAATACGCGGACGACGATGGCGGCGGCCGACGTCATCATCAACGTGCCCATCGCCGGTTTCTCGTCGACCGACTTCAGCAGGAGCGATGCGCTCATCGAGGAGGGCTACCAGGCCGCCGAGGCCATGCGGGAGCAGTTGCTGCCCTTGGCCGTGAGCGAGGCCGAGTGGGCGCGCTGGGTCGAGCATCGGCGGGTCGCGCGCAAATCAGCGGACCTGACGCCCGCATCAGTCGAGGTGCGCGGCCTGGCCGCCGCGGACTCACTCCGCCTGGAACGCCTGCTTGCGCACCACGTCGGCAGCCCGCTCGATCCCGCCGCAATCGAGCGCGACCTGGGCCAACTGTCGGCGCTGGACCGCTACGAACTGATCTCGTGGCATCTCATCAAGACCGCAAGCGGAGCGCCCGGCCTCGAAGTCCTGACCACCGCCAAGCCGTACTCACCTCCCTTCCTGATGTTCGGACTGAACGTCGAGAACACGACGTCCGATCAATTCCGCGTCGGCGTGACGAGCCGCTTCCTGACGTTTGACGCGGTCGGTTCAGGGTCGGAATTGCGTCTCGACGCCACCGTGGGCTCCGACCCCGGCGCCGCCGCCTCGCTGTACGTTCCGTTTGCAGGCGCCGTCTTCATCACGCCTTACGGCAGCCTGACGAAGCGCACGTTCAGCGTCGTCGATAGCGGCGCGGACATCGCGCAGTATGGACAAACCGAATGGGAAACCGGCGTCGACCTCGGCGTCAACCTCGGCCGCAACAGCGACCTGCGGGTCGGCGCGTCGCTCGGACACCTCGCGGCCCGCGTGCACATCGGCAACCCGGGCTTGCCGGAATTCCGCGGACGACGGACGGTAGCGTACGCCAGCTGGCGGCTGGATACCCAGGATCGAGCGGTCGTGCCGACACAGGGCCTGCTCGCCCGGGCCGCATACCGCCACTTCATCGCCGGCGCCGGCGTGACGGAGCCTGACGCGGGCGAGCGCTCCAGCACGGGCACCGGCCAGTTGAGTGCGGAGGCCAACCAGTTCTGGACCTTCAACGACCACCACCGATTGTTCGTGCTGGCCGGCGGAGGCACCTCGGTGCGCCACCACCCATTGATCGTCGATCGGTTCGAGCTGGGCTCGCCGATGCACCTCGGCGCCTACAGCGCGGGCGAGCTGGCCGGAGACCATTACCTCATTGCCACGGCAGGCTACCTGCGGGAGCTGACGCGGCTGCCGGAGTTCCTGGGCGGGCCCATGTATGCCGGCGCGTGGCTGGAGGCCGGCGACGCGTTCGCCGATCGCCAGAAGCTGTCATGGCGAACCAACGCCACCACCGGTTTCATCATGGATACCTTTGCCGGCCCGTTGCTGCTGGCCGCCAGTTACGGGTCGGGCACCCGCTGGCGAGCCTACGTCTCAATCGGGCGGATGTTCAGGTAAATTAGGTGGATGCAACGAATCCTGTTCGGCCTGTTCACCGTTGGCTTGCTGACCGCTTCGCTCCAGGGGCAGCAGCCTGCCGCACCGGCCGCCGCGCCGGATCCGATCCGGACGCTGGTCGGCCGGCTTGATCTCGAGAAGTACAAGGCCACCGTCAAGGGCCTCACGCAGTTTGGCGATCGGCGCCAGGGCACCGAGCGCAACCGCAAGGCGGTGGACTGGATCGAGGCGCAGCTCAAGAGCTACGGCTGCACCAACACCGAGCGGATCAAGTACACCTTCACGACGCCGCCGCGGAACCCGAACGCCGGGGCACAGCAACGCCCGGCGCCGGACCCCAACGCGATCCCCACCGCGCAGGGCGGCGGACGGCCGCGCGGCGGGCGCGCGCGCACCGGCGTCAACAACGATCCCATGAAGCAGCCCGACGAAAAGCTCCGCGCGCTCAACACCGAGCCCGCCACCGACGGCCCGCGCGAACAGGTCTACTGCACCAAGATCGGCGCCACGCGGCCGGACGAGATGTACATCATCGGCGCGCACATGGACGGCCACGGCTGGGGCGAGGCGGCCAACGACAACGGCTCGGGCACCGCACTGGTGATGGAGCTGGCGCGCGTCTTCAGCTCACCCGACGTCGTCACCGATCGATCGATCCGCTTCGCGTTGTGGAACAACGAAGAGACCGGGCTCAATGGCGCCCGCGCCTACGCCGAGCAGCGCGCCGCGCTGCAGGGCAAGGAGGATCCGCCGGGGTCGGGCCGCTATCCCGAGCCGAAGTGGATCGGGATGATCCAGCACGACATGATGATGTTCGACCACGGCATGCCGCGCGCCGACGGCACGCTCAGCCCCGAGCAGCGGCCGGAGGCCGACGTCAACATCGAGTTCCAGGTCAGCTCGAAGTTCGTCGCCGGCGCGAAGGAGCTGGCGTGGGCGCTGCATGCGGCGAACGAGAAGTACGCCACCGACTACCCGTCCAACGTCGGCTCGCGCATGACCAACACCGACTCCACGGCGTTCATGGACCTGGTGCCGTCGATCAGCCTGCGCGAGAACGAGCGCGGCATCCACACCGGCAACGGCTGGAACCCGCACTGGCACCAGCCGACCGACGTCTTCGCGACCTATTCGGACAAGGATTTTCGTCTGGGATTGAACGCGGCGCAGACCACGCTGTCGGGTGTCGCGCAGTTGACGAATGCGCGATTGAAATAATCCGGATGTAGCATCCGCCTTTAGGCGGATTGTCCGGCTAAAGCCGGACGCCACATTGCGACATTGATGTAGCGTCCGCCTTTAGGCGGACCAAAAAACGAAAGGCCGGGGGTTAGCCCCGGCCTTCGTCGTTGTCGGAAGTGTCTGAGTCCTCGGTTGGCTCGTCAACCAAGTCATCGAGCCATGGATTGGGCTGCGGACCGGGGACGATGCCCGCGATGTCCGGATCCACTCCACTGGGGTCGTTCGGGCCAACCTGACTGCGCCGCTGCTTGGTTTCCTCGCGGCGAACCACTTTCTGCTTCTGCTTCTCGACGCGCGCACGTTCGCGTTCGCGTTTGCCTCGGCCGAGGGGTCCTCGTGTAGCCATTTAGCGTCAGACCTGCCAGCTTACCAGCGGGGCTCTCGCCGTCCGCCGCCACCGCCGCCGCCGCCGCGGTTGCCACCGAAGCCACCACCGCCGCCACGGTTGCCGCCGCCGCCAGCGCCACCGAAGCCACCACCGCCGCGGGCTTCCTTGGGACGCGCTTCGTTCACAGTGAGTGTCCGTCCGCCCAGCTGCGATTCATGCAGCTCGGTGATGGCCTTCTGCGCGCCCTCGTCCGTGGCCATTTCCACGAAGCCGAAACCACGGGCACGTCCGGTGGCCATGTCGCGCATCACCGTGACCGATTCCACGGGGCCGACTTTTTCGAACAACTCCTGAAGATCCTGCTCCGCCGCGGTGTAGGGAAGATTCCCCACGTACAACTTCCGACCCATCGTCTTCTCCTCGTCTCGCTACGCGAGAACGCTTGCCACAGCCCTTTCGGACTGCCGGCCGCTGGCAGTGACCCGCGGTCCAAAACTGACCCGTCGGGGCGGCACGTTACTGAAGGCTGTCGTCAAACCGAGACAAGTGAAGACAGAACCCAATCGGCCCTGAAACACGGAAGGCCGCCCTGGGCGGCCCTCCCCTACAGCACCCTTGAGTCTACCAGAAATCGGCCGGCGGCCGGACCGGCCGGACCCTCGGTCTGCACTAACGGTTGGGCTGGAACGAATGCCTTCGCGGATAATGAACGCCGCAGTGTTTTGGCAAACCACACTCCAGGCCGCGGCGCTCTTCGCCTCCACCGGGCTGTCGATTTCGGCCGTCGTCATGACGCGCACCCGGCGCGGCGTCCACGGCAGCGCGGCGTTCAGCTGGTTGATGATTGCGATCGCGCTATGGAGCTTCACGAGCGCGATGCACACGCTCGTGGACGACACCGGGGTGCGCATCCTGATTGCCAAGGTCCAATACCTCGGCGTTGCCCCGATCGGCGCACTGTGGCTGCTCTTCACCAGCCACTATAGCCGGGCGTCGTGGCCGGACAACCGGGTGTTGCGCGCGGCGATCTGGATCGTCCCCGCGATCACTTTGGTGCTCGCTGCCACCAACGAATATCACCACGTGTACTGGGCCGCCATCACGGAGGTGGCCACGCCGCTCGGCACCCGCCTCGTCTACACCGGCGGGCCGTGGTACTGGGCGCACGTCGCCTATAGCTACCTGCTCATGGCTT
This window harbors:
- a CDS encoding DUF3014 domain-containing protein, encoding MFEPDEQPLERTPSAGFGSGSSGGGPSLGPIAIGGIVIAALLGVGAWWMSRQPAATNASPAAVTSTEAPITPPAPPAVVLPPLDGMDAFLRPLLSSLSNRPELARWLATDDLVRQLAAAIDQASQGDNPAGGFKELAPRSGLAVARRNNRRIIDPASYRRYDGLVTTVTSLDASAVARIYKTIRPRLNEAYQNMGHPGGDVDAAVQQALDILLNTPVVKGPVALVEGAGARWAYEDPKLEALTPTQKQLVRMGPAHTDALLVWLRALQAGIE
- a CDS encoding DUF4159 domain-containing protein; translated protein: MKKLALVLIVAITMAGIGEAQRRGGGRGGRGFTLEFATPADFDGGFQFCRVAFRQNRAGDGANWAVDYPRADINMSIRLSELTKTHVSFTAPEEPHHVVVRLTDEALFQCPFVMMTEVGAAYLDEAEAAALHTYVLKGGFLWADDFWGEYAWEVWAEQLGKAFPRAQYPITDLPPDHPLFRSQFIMSGVPQIASIGHWFNSGGGTSERGADSAMPHARAITDAHGRIMVLMTHNTDIGDSWEEEASNPQYFYEMSTKGYAFGINVLVYAMTH
- a CDS encoding radical SAM protein; the protein is MRIHLINPSDVSFGAAVITPRWLYVLAAATPAECGDPQVVDETLEQLDLASVSSGDVVGIGIHTLNALRGYEVGRAARARGAYVVYGGIHSTLFPDEPFVHGGAHAVVKGDGDRMWPQVITDCQAGTPQRVYEGGKIEGGTMLSARWDLLPRDKYMIASVQTVRGCPKHCSFCSVWRTDGQKPRVRASDAIIEELVQLRRLGFRFVALADDNFYPVTLDDLRMADRRQDKSTYHRLKAIRDERFELMEQLSKLPSDMNFFTQITMEAAEDPDYLDAMAKARIRGALVGVESVTPEGLKDIYKDFNLAGDALAERLQEFKKRGVHVLGSFIFGLPSDKPATFDATAALAQQANVTLAQFVMLTPFPGTLDFQKWEESVADSVQRIDGVPVTRHWLIPKHLRPKVYTPHPLMPPEEIRRRTQGVWDEFYRLPLVWERAKCVKSLKSRLAFVMISKLYRQMYANTGISTDSARSNQAHRMTRLIARPLAKLFAGKPMPSLQVPV
- a CDS encoding patatin-like phospholipase family protein, with amino-acid sequence MLLLLAPWPAAAQSRPPVGVAFGGGSAHGLAHVGVIRWLEEHHIPIDLAAGTSMGALAAGFFATGMPAAELQTLLHDMDWNTVFAASTFQFKNVRRKSDARSFPSRMAFGLKGGLSAPTSPNTGQQIDLLLNRIAAPYYAVASFDDLPTPLRVVAVDLLTAKPVVLDRGSLALSMRASMSFPGIFPPVQMDGRVLVDGGVMNNLPADIVRDMGAAHVIAVNVNDLADRQTVNYSVFGLMGAALDAMMRSNTRTTMAAADVIINVPIAGFSSTDFSRSDALIEEGYQAAEAMREQLLPLAVSEAEWARWVEHRRVARKSADLTPASVEVRGLAAADSLRLERLLAHHVGSPLDPAAIERDLGQLSALDRYELISWHLIKTASGAPGLEVLTTAKPYSPPFLMFGLNVENTTSDQFRVGVTSRFLTFDAVGSGSELRLDATVGSDPGAAASLYVPFAGAVFITPYGSLTKRTFSVVDSGADIAQYGQTEWETGVDLGVNLGRNSDLRVGASLGHLAARVHIGNPGLPEFRGRRTVAYASWRLDTQDRAVVPTQGLLARAAYRHFIAGAGVTEPDAGERSSTGTGQLSAEANQFWTFNDHHRLFVLAGGGTSVRHHPLIVDRFELGSPMHLGAYSAGELAGDHYLIATAGYLRELTRLPEFLGGPMYAGAWLEAGDAFADRQKLSWRTNATTGFIMDTFAGPLLLAASYGSGTRWRAYVSIGRMFR
- a CDS encoding M28 family peptidase, giving the protein MQRILFGLFTVGLLTASLQGQQPAAPAAAPDPIRTLVGRLDLEKYKATVKGLTQFGDRRQGTERNRKAVDWIEAQLKSYGCTNTERIKYTFTTPPRNPNAGAQQRPAPDPNAIPTAQGGGRPRGGRARTGVNNDPMKQPDEKLRALNTEPATDGPREQVYCTKIGATRPDEMYIIGAHMDGHGWGEAANDNGSGTALVMELARVFSSPDVVTDRSIRFALWNNEETGLNGARAYAEQRAALQGKEDPPGSGRYPEPKWIGMIQHDMMMFDHGMPRADGTLSPEQRPEADVNIEFQVSSKFVAGAKELAWALHAANEKYATDYPSNVGSRMTNTDSTAFMDLVPSISLRENERGIHTGNGWNPHWHQPTDVFATYSDKDFRLGLNAAQTTLSGVAQLTNARLK
- a CDS encoding RNA-binding protein, with the translated sequence MGRKLYVGNLPYTAAEQDLQELFEKVGPVESVTVMRDMATGRARGFGFVEMATDEGAQKAITELHESQLGGRTLTVNEARPKEARGGGGFGGAGGGGNRGGGGGFGGNRGGGGGGGGRREPRW